The genome window ATTGTTTCAGTAGGACAAAAGGAACACGAACAAATTTACCCGCATCCGGGGTGGGTGGAGCATAATCCGACCGAAATCTGGAAAAATACATTGGAAGTGATCGCAATAGCGCGAATCAATGTTTCGGCAACGGCGGCGGACATTGCGGCGATTGGGATAACTAATCAAAGAGAAACGACGGTTGTCTGGAACAAGCGCACTGGCAAGCCTTATTATAATGCATTGGTGTGGCAAGACACGCGCACAACCGAGCTCGTCGCCAAATACGAACGCGAAGGCGGCCTCAACCAGTTCCGCGAAATCACCGGACTTCCTGTTTCCACCTATTTCAGCGGCTTAAAATTGAAATGGCTTTTGGATAATGTGGAAGGAATTCGCGAGGACGCAGAAAAAGGCGAAGCGATTTTTGGCAACATGGACACTTTCCTGATCTGGCATTTGACAGGCGGAACGCATGGCGACGGCGGCATTCACGTAACGGACGTAACCAATGCAAGCCGCACGCAACTCATGAACCTCAAAACATTGCAATGGGATAAGGAAATGCTCGCAGCTTACGACATTCCGGAAAATATGCTGCCCGAAATCAAAAGCAGCAGTGAGATTTACGGCTATGTCAACAACGAAATCCTGCCGGGCGTGCCCGTTGCCGGCGACCTGGGCGACCAGCATGCCGCATTGGTTGGCCAAACTTGCTTCAAACCGGGAATGGCTAAAAACACATACGGCACCGGCTGCTTCCTGGTGATGAACACAGGTAACGAGCTTAAAACATCGGAAAATGGCTTGCTAACAACCATTGCCTATAAATTTGGCGACAATCCGGTCCAATACGCATTGGAAGGCAGCGTCGCGGTCACCGGTGCATTGGTGCAGTGGGTCAGGGACAATTTGGGTCTGATCAAAAAAAGCAGCGACATTGAAAAACTGGCAAAAACCGTCGAAGACAACGGCGGCGCTTACTTTGTGCCCGCATTTTCCGGCTTATATGCGCCTTACTGGCGCAATGACGCCCGCGGCGTGATTGCCGGATTGACAGGTTATGTGAACAAAGGTCACATTGCCAGAGCAGTTTTAGAGGCAACGGCTTACCAAACTGTCGACGTCGTACGTGCCATGGAACAGGACTCAGGCATCAAGCTGGCCTCACTGCGCGTGGACGGCGGAATGGTTTTGAACGAACTGCTCATGCAATTCCAATCGGACATTCTGAATACGCAAGTTGTGTCACCCGCTGTGGCTGAAACCACGGCATTAGGCGCCGCCTACGCCGCCGGCCTGGCCGTAGGTTACTGGAAAAACACCGACGAACTCACCGCCAACTGGGCCATTGCTCACACGTGGAACCCGGACATGGCTAACGAAACCAGGGATAAATTTTACAAAGGCTGGCAAAAAGCGGTTACCAAGTCGTATGGCTGGATGGATTAGCATTGATTTATTAGTATGCCGGGATTAGCAATTTTAACTTTTTTATAATCTATATAAACTAACCTCTTTCTTGCGCTATCTTAGGTTTAGGCGTAACTTCACGGCTCGAAAATCAAATTTCAGTGCCTTATGCATACCCTCCGTCTGAAGAAGCCGCTTGCTTTTTTTGATCTTGAAACAACCGGAGTCAATATCTGCCGCGACCGAATCGTCGAGCTGTCCGTTGTGAAAGCGCTTCCGAATGGAGAAACCGAAATCCGCACCCGGAAAATCAACCCGGAAATGCCTATCCCGCTGGAAAGCAGCCTGATACACGGCATTTACGATGAAGATGTGAAGGACGCGCCTACATTCAAAGGCATTGCAAA of Dyadobacter chenhuakuii contains these proteins:
- the glpK gene encoding glycerol kinase GlpK, which encodes MSKYVAAIDQGTTSTRCILFNHQGNIVSVGQKEHEQIYPHPGWVEHNPTEIWKNTLEVIAIARINVSATAADIAAIGITNQRETTVVWNKRTGKPYYNALVWQDTRTTELVAKYEREGGLNQFREITGLPVSTYFSGLKLKWLLDNVEGIREDAEKGEAIFGNMDTFLIWHLTGGTHGDGGIHVTDVTNASRTQLMNLKTLQWDKEMLAAYDIPENMLPEIKSSSEIYGYVNNEILPGVPVAGDLGDQHAALVGQTCFKPGMAKNTYGTGCFLVMNTGNELKTSENGLLTTIAYKFGDNPVQYALEGSVAVTGALVQWVRDNLGLIKKSSDIEKLAKTVEDNGGAYFVPAFSGLYAPYWRNDARGVIAGLTGYVNKGHIARAVLEATAYQTVDVVRAMEQDSGIKLASLRVDGGMVLNELLMQFQSDILNTQVVSPAVAETTALGAAYAAGLAVGYWKNTDELTANWAIAHTWNPDMANETRDKFYKGWQKAVTKSYGWMD